GAGGATGGCCATGGATACTCCGGACAACAGTAAGCCTAGGGCGACGGCTTCTGGGCGTTTGCCTAGGTCTGTATCGGTGAAGGCGCGGTAGACCAAAACGGGCAGGGTGCGTGGGCGGGTTGATCCCAAAAGAAAGGGCACTTCAAAGGATGCAAAAATGTAGCCGAAGACGATCAGGCTAGCGGATAGAATGCCGGGCTTCATCATCGGTAGTGTCACGTTCCAAAAGCATTGCCAGGGATTGGCTCCCAGGGCCCGCGCCTGATGTTCGTAGTAGGGATTCATGCCCCGGAGAACCGCCAGCAGAATCAGGGTGATGAAAGGAATTTCTTTCCATAAAAAATGGATGAGGACTCCCCAATTATGGGGGTCGTTCACCAACAGGGGCACATCTTGATCCGACTGAATCCAGCCAAACGCCATCAGAAGCCGTGCCAAGAAGCCACTGGGCGACAGCAGCAACAGAATACCCGCTACGCCCACCAGGTGGGGAATGGGTAAGGTAATTTGACAAGCGATCGTGGCCCAGCGCCCCGCCGACCGCAGCAGCAGGGCTAGACCGACGCTAATCACCGTAGACAGTCCAGTGGCCAACGCGGCC
The sequence above is drawn from the Candidatus Obscuribacterales bacterium genome and encodes:
- a CDS encoding ABC transporter permease subunit, translated to MVGLTSKLSRQQLFQWSRWPTWARAYLLLLPAIGIIGLLFGGGLILACLQSVGVIGILGEAKPSLAAYGAAFSHPELGRSLWLSFYLAALATGLSTVISVGLALLLRSAGRWATIACQITLPIPHLVGVAGILLLLSPSGFLARLLMAFGWIQSDQDVPLLVNDPHNWGVLIHFLWKEIPFITLILLAVLRGMNPYYEHQARALGANPWQCFWNVTLPMMKPGILSASLIVFGYIFASFEVPFLLGSTRPRTLPVLVYRAFTDTDLGKRPEAVALGLLLSGVSMAILALYLVLTAKSRQPYAERGDA